Proteins from a genomic interval of Debaryomyces hansenii CBS767 chromosome E complete sequence:
- a CDS encoding DEHA2E20152p (weakly similar to uniprot|Q03897 Saccharomyces cerevisiae YDR128W Hypothetical ORF), with the protein MTDNLQDPYDSITFGNSLSLRVDGAVGAMSLSPNGRDAVLAGRRGLFIIDLDDPFTTPRWLHHITSWEVADVQWSPHHGVKPSWCISTSNQKALLWDLARPSDNAISNVLHEHTRAITDINFNPWDPEILATCSIDSFILSWDMRTPRKPVARWAEWRAGATQVKWNHKNQYEIASSHDNSFYIWDSRKGALPVLKVNKAHEGKINGLDFSNGLSNIITCSNDKKVKCWNLESNGPGDFSKDFNYFANENNKTNSVRPTVVMNADYPVARARNLPFGRTKTCGIMPLIGGQDAIHIIDYESAHQMAIETGKTQEINADDIYTFKGHNGAMKDFLWRTRHESYEFFDSKHKWKDYQLVTWSSKDFDLKLWPHDEDLYKKVNYNPSYQKILGAFSNEESDPEESPKAQSPGKGYFDEKKKSFYKYESYCMEPPTTIANLKRDNQGDMLSSLASYQIAQNHKQSGDSSQLNHLDWISGVRIGRTGRANGKDQNINTTIDEDGPSNLGEEVTIVGHKFPKVRFEKISVSTGELVISLKGPAPYVENIKTDKSSTSNSDKTEEPSNNEIDNAADKTTTKDPAKSSVSESVTLEDSIATTKGMTNNNDNDNSNDANVSTAANVNTSNNTTKNINNNALDSNSAANIINANTSSISNNLASNVEENDVENMSNNIANSTTIQTNDEVSPEQKLIFIRIEIIFPKSYPYLEETENIEGIPSKKLAKLQKANLIKFKIEETHELTLDLRNVMLKSLNEISHFYTNKYQKFCLEPCLRYLMGDKVELLDSLMIASNQDNENIVDPDGLIQEIGTEGWADDLINQQPDIEFNSMKDDSSSEEYKYDFSDLIPVADDDDDDDELIRSTDSIRRDEYTNDDPSISDGRNIFDDISKKDSKIPSKKFFDSTPVPKGCGATWSHTGQLVCFFIPKNNEEEENKALQKFNIFKFTDGGFSLNTHSPHHQHNEHQPKDLFDGSITSHSESENESDDYDSQSDKSSRSINKRNASITSSSSEDSFSNDWDDILQDDVPSRAGIPGLLKTSVGLGNRYISHGNNRGSLNKLTSHGTSNYKSSVPGETENQSQRRKRNKPNKKNKNIVGIFDFKHLIPDKYELACEYRVLGDSPEKLAKYNGEVAMKYGLREISDAWRILEMILVKDVEIDRIRPAYDAFQDPVRVNSRNWKDDRNFNYLFHESDISKKMFNNKHRFYWGTHPFGRTWLIKEIMKYFEIKGNIQMLAMLSCILFENANNVKYPDLYNIPIHTPYHALPPPPATSAMRKSNDQSQIDLYLYPHNQKDSSIFESLATDSRNDLKSTDFENFHRNSSVSLFKRDNQSVNVHSYNKSISSSLDVRDHISERAGSFKKTIPFNSSYLPTELSLSHGLSKDSYLVTSPKQRHTKNTPSHQIQKREKNIPFSQKRSNQRQGRNIVRSSPFVTIEMQNVESLDLYDDVYSSLLLDTQQEEKIKTYREQYADMLYIWGLPINRIKILKFNYPGLDKTYSSGSLFDVHKCKYGLRKIKSKQNAKTLKSTNPIETIGTNAWNTSKKDTLKYCNLCNTVITKRLVVCINCEHALHSHCAVEWWANGTNDNDFNVECPSGCGCNCLDHKI; encoded by the coding sequence ATGACAGACAATTTGCAAGACCCGTATGACTCTATAACATTTGGCAATTCGCTACTGTTGCGTGTTGACGGTGCTGTGGGGGCAATGTCATTATCGCCTAACGGTAGAGATGCTGTATTAGCTGGAAGACGGGgactttttattattgatttagatgaTCCATTTACAACTCCACGGTGGCTTCATCATATCACTTCATGGGAGGTTGCAGATGTTCAATGGTCGCCTCACCATGGAGTGAAGCCTTCGTGGTGCATATCAACTTCAAATCAGAAGGCTCTATTATGGGATTTAGCAAGACCATCAGATAATGCTATCTCAAATGTATTACATGAGCATACTAGAGCAATCACAgatatcaatttcaatcCATGGGACCCGGAAATATTAGCCACCTGTTCtattgattcatttatattaagTTGGGATATGAGAACTCCAAGAAAGCCTGTTGCACGGTGGGCCGAATGGAGAGCAGGTGCCACCCAAGTCAAATGGAACCACAAGAATCAGTACGAAATTGCCTCGAGTCACGATAATTCCTTCTATATATGGGATTCTAGAAAAGGTGCATTACCGGTTTTAAAAGTTAATAAGGCACATGAAGGAAAAATCAATGGTCTCGATTTTAGCAATGGTTTATCTAACATTATAACTTGTTCGAATGATAAAAAGGTTAAGTGCTGGAATTTGGAAAGCAATGGACCTGGTGATTTCTCAAAGGATTTCAACTACTTtgctaatgaaaataacaAAACAAATAGTGTCCGACCAACTGTTGTTATGAATGCGGATTACCCTGTTGCTAGAGCAAGGAATTTGCCATTTGGTAGAACAAAGACATGTGGAATTATGCCATTAATTGGAGGACAGGATGCAATTCACATAATAGACTATGAATCGGCGCATCAAATGGCTATTGAAACGGGGAAGACGCAAGAAATTAATGCCGATGATATTTATACGTTTAAAGGCCATAATGGTGCCATGAAAGATTTTTTATGGAGGACTAGACATGAGTCTTATGAATTCTTTGATAGTAAACATAAATGGAAAGATTACCAATTAGTTACATGGTCGTCGAAAGACtttgatttaaaattgTGGCCTcatgatgaagatttatataaaaagGTTAATTATAACCCATCGTATCAAAAAATCCTTGGTGCTTTCTCTAACGAAGAGCTGGATCCAGAAGAATCACCAAAGGCACAATCACCCGGTAAAGGTTATTTTGacgaaaagaagaagtcaTTCTATAAATATGAATCGTATTGTATGGAACCTCCTACAACTATAGCTAATTTAAAACGTGATAACCAAGGGGATATGTTATCGTCATTAGCACTGTATCAGATAGCTCAAAATCATAAACAAAGTGGCGATTCATCACAATTGAATCATCTTGATTGGATCTCTGGGGTTCGTATTGGCCGTACAGGAAGAGCTAATGGTAAAGATCAGAATATCAATACAACTATTGACGAAGATGGGCCTTCGAATTTGGGAGAAGAAGTAACAATTGTTGGGCATAAATTTCCTAAAGTCCGTTTTGAGAAAATCTCTGTCTCTACAGGAGAATTGGTCATTAGTTTAAAAGGGCCTGCTCCCTATGTGGAAAATATTAAGACTGATAAATCTAGTACTTCAAATTCCGATAAAACGGAAGAACCaagtaataatgaaatcGACAATGCAGCGGATAAGACCACCACCAAGGACCCTGCAAAATCTAGTGTCTCTGAATCAGTAACACTAGAAGATAGCATTGCGACTACTAAAGGAATGACaaacaataatgataatgacaaCTCTAATGATGCTAATGTCAGTACTGCTGCTAATGTAAATACTTCTAATAATACCactaaaaatatcaataataatgcattGGATAGTAATAGTGCTgctaatattattaatgctAATACTTCGTCCATCAGCAATAATTTAGCAAgtaatgttgaagaaaatgacgTAGAGAATATGTCTAATAATATTGCTAACAGTACAACTATTCAAACAAATGATGAAGTTAGTCCCGAACAAAAGCTTATATTTATacgaattgaaataatttttccCAAGTCATATCCTTACCttgaagaaacagaaaacATTGAAGGGATCCCTTCTAAAAAATTAGCGAAATTGCAAAAGGctaatttgataaaattcaaaatagaaGAAACACATGAACTAACATTAGATTTAAGAAATGTGATGCTAAAATCTTTAAACGAAATATCTCATTTTTACACTAataaataccaaaaatttTGTTTAGAACCATGTTTAAGATACTTAATGGGGGATAAAGTTGAGCTACttgattcattaatgatAGCCTCCAatcaagataatgaaaatatagtTGACCCTGATGGATTAATACAGGAAATTGGAACTGAAGGGTGGGCAGATGATTTAATTAACCAGCAGCCggatattgaattcaattctatGAAAGACGATTCGAGTTCCGAAGAATATAAGTACGACTTTTCAGATCTCATTCCTGTTGCtgacgacgacgacgacgacgacgaaTTAATACGAAGTACTGATTCAATTAGAAGAGATGAATATACTAATGATGACCCAAGTATAAGCGATGGGCGTAATATATTTGACGATATATCGAAGAAAGATTCTAAAATTCCAAGTaaaaaattctttgattcaaCACCTGTTCCTAAAGGCTGTGGAGCAACGTGGTCTCATACAGGCCAACTtgtttgtttcttcattccGAAAAATAATGAGgaggaagaaaataaagCACTTCagaaattcaatatctttaaGTTCACGGATGGGGGGTTCAGCTTGAATACTCATAGTCCACATCATCAGCACAATGAACACCAGCCTAAGGATTTGTTTGATGGCTCAATTACATCACATTCTGAATCAGAAAATGAAAGTGATGATTATGACTCTCAATCCGATAAGAGTTCACGTAGTATAAATAAGCGAAATGcttcaataacttcatcatcttcggAGGATAGTTTTTCTAACGATTGGGATGATATCTTACAAGACGATGTTCCTTCTAGAGCAGGCATTCCTGGTTTACTCAAGACTTCTGTCGGACTTGGAAATCGATATATATCTCATGGTAATAATCGTGGTTCGCTTAATAAGCTTACAAGCCATGGAACATCCAATTATAAATCATCAGTCCCAGGGGAGACAGAGAACCAGTCCCAAAGGAGAAAGCGAAATAAACctaataaaaaaaataagaatattgtaggtatttttgatttcaaacATTTAATCCCCGACAAATATGAACTTGCTTGTGAATACAGAGTTTTAGGTGATTCCCCAGAAAAATTAGCGAAGTATAATGGGGAAGTGGCTATGAAATATGGTCTTAGGGAAATAAGTGATGCTTGGAGGATTTTGGAAATGATATTGGTGAAGgatgttgaaattgatagGATTCGTCCCGCTTATGACGCATTTCAAGATCCAGTACGAGTAAATTCTAGGAATTGGAAAGATGAcagaaatttcaattatttgtttcatGAGTCTGATATAAGCAAAAAAatgtttaataataagcATAGGTTTTATTGGGGGACGCATCCATTCGGAAGGACATGGTTAATAAAAGAGATTATGAAatactttgaaattaagggaaatattcaaatgcTTGCAATGTTATCATGTATCTTGTTTGAGAATGCGAATAATGTTAAATATCCAGacttatataatataccGATTCATACACCATACCATGCCTTGCCTCCACCCCCCGCAACATCAGCTATGCGAAAATCTAATGACCAAAGTCAAATCGATTTATACTTATATCCACACAACCAGAAAGATTCGTCCATATTTGAATCTCTCGCTACGGATAGTAGAAATGATTTAAAAAGTACAGATTTCGAGAATTTTCATAGAAATTCATCGGTTCTGCTTTTCAAGAGAGACAACCAACTGGTAAATGTGCATTCttataataaatcaatttcatcgtCGTTAGATGTTAGGGATCATATTTCAGAAAGAGCTGGTTCCTTTAAGAAAACTATTCCgtttaattcatcatatttaCCAACAGAGTTATCACTATCGCATGGATTATCTAAAGATTCGTATCTTGTGACTTCTCCTAAACAGCGACATACAAAAAATACTCCTTCacatcaaattcaaaagagAGAAAAGAATATTCCATTTTCGCAAAAACGCTCGAATCAGAGACAAGGTAGGAATATAGTTAGATCTTCACCTTTTGTCACGATTGAGATGCAAAATGTAGAGTCATTGGATTTATATGACGATGTGTATTCTctgttattattagatacacaacaagaagaaaaaatcaaaacatACAGAGAACAATATGCTGATATGTTATACATATGGGGATTACCAATTAATCGTATTAAAATACTCAAGTTCAATTATCCTGGATTAGATAAAACCTATAGTTCTggttcattatttgatgttCATAAATGCAAATATGGATTAAGGAAAATCAAAAGTAAACAGAACGCAAAGACATTAAAATCGACTAATCCTATTGAAACAATAGGGACAAATGCATGGAATACAAGCAAAAAGGACACATTGAAGTATTGTAATTTATGTAACACGGTGATCACAAAAAGACTAGTTGTCTGCATAAATTGCGAGCATGCCTTACATTCCCATTGTGCGGTAGAGTGGTGGGCTAATGGTACgaatgataatgatttcaacGTAGAATGTCCAAGTGGCTGCGGATGTAATTGCTTAGATCATAAAATTTAG
- a CDS encoding DEHA2E20174p (similar to uniprot|Q12030 Saccharomyces cerevisiae YDR167W TAF10 Subunit (145 kDa) of TFIID and SAGA complexes involved in RNA polymerase II transcription initiation and in chromatin modification) — MSQNISNEEGISRPIEDDELEDEFNDNVDEQPGQSESNNIASSEAPTQNTLPTATAAMPDLPELSRKDKSLKEVLDLMDGEFAPIIPDAVTDYYLAKNGFETSDVKIKRLLALATQKFISDVAQDAYEYSRIRNSSSVYNSANPQVRAKQLIQGQQYANQQSITGSVGGSGSGVEGQGDQQQPSQHTGSNAGNQQGKIVLTMEDLSSALNEYGLNTSRPDFYR, encoded by the coding sequence ATGAGTCAgaatatatcaaatgaagaaggtATTAGTAGACCTATTGAGGATGATGAGTTGGAGgatgaatttaatgataatgtGGACGAACAACCAGGACAATCCGAATCAAACAATATAGCTTCCTCAGAAGCACCAACACAGAATACACTTCCAACTGCCACAGCTGCTATGCCAGACTTACCAGAGCTTTCAAGAAAGGATAAGAGCTTGAAAGAAGTACTTGACTTAATGGATGGTGAATTTGCTCCAATTATACCCGATGCAGTTACCGATTACTACTTAGCCAAAAACGGATTTGAGACATCAGACGtaaaaattaaaagattGTTAGCGTTAGCTACTCAAAAATTCATTCTGGATGTTGCCCAGGATGCATACGAATATTCACGTATAAGAAATTCATCGTCAGTTTACAATTCTGCCAACCCACAAGTAAGAGCTAAGCAATTAATACAAGGCCAGCAATATGCTAATCAACAACTGATTACTGGTTCTGTTGGTGGGTCTGGTTCTGGTGTAGAAGGTCAGGGTGATCAGCAACAACCACTGCAACACACAGGTAGTAATGCAGGTAATCAACAAGGCAAAATAGTATTGACCATGGAGGATTTGAGCAGCGCATTGAATGAATACGGATTAAATACCTCTAGACCAGACTTTTATCGATAA